In Blastopirellula sp. J2-11, a single genomic region encodes these proteins:
- the lpdA gene encoding dihydrolipoyl dehydrogenase yields the protein MSHTQLAVLGGGPGGYAAAFLAADHGMEVTLIEQEPKLGGTCLLRGCIPSKALLHVAKVIDETYDLHDEWGVSFGAPQIDLDKLRARKNKVIDSMSGGLKQLAKRRNVTIIQARGTFLDSGTLELTGDSPSIPEGGKLTFDHCVIATGSVAAVPPAFQVDSDRVMDSTGALELKEVPETMLVIGGGYIGLEMGSVYAQLGTQVSVVELTDGLLPGADRNLVKPLQKRIEGLFEGRLHLNTKVGSIGIRGDKVEVAFEGPAKFGTEQYDRVLVSIGRWPNTKGIGLENTKVVVNKRGFIEVDSQLKTGDPKLLAIGDVTGDPMLAHKATHEGRTAIEALLGHPVEFKPAAIPAVIFTDPEIAWAGLMEEAAKKEGREVEVVMYPWAASGRAQSLGRSDGMTKWIVDPTTKVVLGCGIVGPGAGELIGEAVLAIEMRAEVGDIASAIHPHPTLSETVMNAAEVFFGTATEIYKPKR from the coding sequence ATGAGCCACACGCAGCTTGCTGTTTTGGGGGGTGGTCCCGGCGGATACGCCGCCGCCTTTCTCGCCGCCGACCATGGTATGGAAGTCACCTTGATCGAACAGGAGCCGAAGCTCGGCGGGACCTGTTTGCTGCGAGGTTGTATTCCCTCGAAGGCCCTGCTTCACGTCGCCAAAGTGATCGACGAAACCTACGACCTGCATGACGAATGGGGGGTCTCTTTTGGGGCTCCGCAGATAGATCTCGATAAACTGCGCGCCCGCAAAAACAAGGTGATCGACTCGATGTCGGGCGGTCTCAAGCAGCTCGCCAAGCGGCGTAACGTCACCATCATTCAAGCTCGCGGCACGTTTCTCGATAGCGGCACGCTGGAATTGACCGGCGACAGCCCTTCGATTCCGGAAGGGGGCAAGCTGACCTTCGATCATTGCGTGATCGCCACCGGTTCGGTCGCCGCCGTGCCGCCGGCATTCCAGGTTGACTCGGATCGCGTGATGGATTCAACCGGCGCGCTGGAGCTGAAAGAAGTCCCCGAAACGATGCTGGTCATCGGCGGCGGCTATATCGGTCTCGAAATGGGAAGCGTCTACGCGCAGTTGGGCACCCAAGTCAGCGTGGTTGAATTGACCGACGGCCTGCTGCCGGGCGCCGATCGCAACCTGGTTAAGCCGCTGCAGAAGCGGATCGAAGGCTTGTTTGAAGGTCGTTTGCACCTGAACACCAAGGTTGGTTCGATCGGCATTCGCGGCGACAAAGTGGAAGTCGCGTTTGAAGGCCCAGCCAAGTTTGGGACCGAACAGTACGATCGCGTGCTGGTTTCGATCGGACGTTGGCCGAACACCAAGGGAATCGGCCTCGAAAACACCAAGGTCGTCGTCAACAAGCGAGGCTTTATCGAAGTCGACAGCCAGCTGAAGACTGGCGACCCGAAATTGTTGGCGATCGGCGACGTGACCGGTGATCCAATGCTGGCCCACAAAGCGACGCACGAGGGCCGTACTGCGATCGAAGCGTTGCTTGGTCATCCGGTCGAATTCAAGCCGGCGGCTATTCCGGCGGTGATTTTCACGGATCCGGAGATCGCCTGGGCCGGTTTGATGGAAGAAGCGGCGAAAAAAGAGGGGCGCGAAGTCGAAGTCGTGATGTACCCGTGGGCCGCTAGTGGTCGCGCCCAATCGCTGGGTCGCTCGGACGGGATGACGAAATGGATCGTCGATCCGACTACCAAGGTGGTCTTGGGTTGCGGTATTGTCGGCCCCGGCGCTGGCGAATTGATCGGCGAAGCGGTCCTGGCAATTGAAATGCGAGCCGAAGTGGGCGACATCGCTTCTGCGATCCACCCCCACCCGACGCTCAGCGAAACTGTCATGAATGCTGCCGAAGTCTTTTTCGGAACGGCGACCGAGATTTACAAGCCGAAGAGATAG
- a CDS encoding amidase, with protein sequence MDAPLHSPLLWRKSATQIAAGVVAGDFSVTEVVEQHAQRIEKVNPQINAIVYSLLDAARKTAQAFDNARRPSEPGLLHGVPITIKECYYVQGAPATIGLTHKQSISQQDGPHVQQLRSAGAIPLGVTNVPQLMILHETDNPVYGRTNNPWSLEHGVGGSSGGEAAIIAAGGSPLGLGSDLGGSIRLPAHFCGVHGIKPTNRRLARVGAFANLRGMQGVEYQTGPLARHVEDLELALRVLSSPEYGWRNGDVGRAALAPSSEVDFTQLRIGYWEDDGYFQAAPAIRRVVRESVTALRECGAEVIELPPPNVPAALQHYFAMVSADGGNDFRQLLKGSKQDAEVARIVRLAKTPRWIRPLMAAMLRMRGEKKLADLFVAAGPRSSKSLWKATAASLEFVASIQQSWDDANIDAVITPPHALPAFLHGMAVELLPSASYALLFNLLGVPCGVVTCSQVGDNELSDRTDLSDPVERSAQRVEFASRGLPVGLQVAARPWREDQLLAIMSKVESYFRDRADYPDVSRLPI encoded by the coding sequence ATGGACGCTCCGCTTCACTCTCCTCTGCTGTGGCGGAAAAGCGCGACGCAAATCGCCGCAGGCGTCGTCGCTGGAGACTTCTCTGTTACCGAAGTGGTCGAGCAACATGCCCAGCGGATCGAAAAGGTCAATCCGCAGATCAACGCCATCGTCTATTCGCTGCTTGACGCCGCACGGAAAACCGCACAAGCGTTCGACAACGCCAGACGCCCCAGCGAACCTGGTCTGCTGCATGGCGTGCCGATCACCATCAAGGAATGCTATTACGTGCAAGGCGCTCCGGCGACGATTGGCCTGACGCACAAGCAATCGATCTCGCAACAAGATGGGCCGCACGTCCAACAATTGCGCAGCGCCGGCGCGATCCCGCTGGGCGTCACCAATGTGCCGCAACTGATGATCCTGCATGAGACCGATAATCCGGTCTATGGACGCACGAACAATCCCTGGAGCTTGGAGCACGGCGTCGGCGGTTCGAGCGGTGGTGAAGCGGCGATCATCGCGGCCGGCGGTTCTCCACTCGGTCTGGGAAGCGATCTCGGCGGCAGTATTCGCTTGCCGGCGCACTTCTGCGGCGTCCACGGAATCAAGCCGACCAACCGCCGACTGGCGCGCGTCGGCGCTTTCGCCAACTTACGCGGCATGCAAGGAGTCGAGTATCAGACAGGCCCGCTCGCGCGGCACGTTGAAGATCTGGAACTTGCGTTGCGCGTCCTTTCGTCCCCCGAATATGGCTGGAGAAACGGGGATGTCGGCCGCGCGGCTTTGGCTCCCAGCAGCGAGGTCGATTTCACCCAGCTTCGAATCGGCTACTGGGAGGACGACGGCTACTTTCAAGCGGCGCCGGCGATTCGTCGCGTTGTTCGCGAGTCGGTCACTGCGCTGCGAGAGTGCGGCGCTGAAGTGATCGAACTACCGCCGCCCAATGTGCCGGCGGCGCTGCAGCACTACTTCGCGATGGTCAGCGCCGATGGAGGCAACGACTTTCGCCAACTCCTGAAAGGAAGCAAACAAGATGCGGAGGTCGCGAGAATTGTGCGACTGGCCAAAACGCCCCGTTGGATTCGCCCGCTGATGGCCGCAATGCTGCGGATGCGGGGAGAAAAGAAGCTGGCCGACTTGTTTGTCGCGGCCGGGCCACGTTCGTCGAAATCGCTCTGGAAAGCGACCGCCGCTTCGCTTGAATTTGTCGCATCCATCCAACAATCGTGGGATGACGCCAACATCGACGCCGTCATCACGCCGCCGCATGCGCTGCCGGCGTTCCTGCACGGCATGGCGGTCGAACTATTGCCGTCGGCCAGCTACGCACTGCTATTTAATCTACTGGGCGTTCCGTGCGGCGTTGTCACCTGTTCGCAAGTTGGTGATAACGAACTCTCTGATCGCACCGATCTTTCCGATCCTGTGGAGCGCAGCGCCCAACGTGTCGAGTTCGCAAGTCGCGGTCTACCTGTCGGGCTGCAAGTCGCCGCGCGCCCCTGGCGCGAGGACCAACTGCTGGCGATTATGTCTAAAGTCGAATCGTATTTTCGCGATCGTGCTGATTACCCCGACGTGTCGCGCCTGCCGATCTAG
- a CDS encoding phosphatidate phosphatase App1 family protein, giving the protein MQPDDMAVTDLTTSQSVVVYPTYGYPSADGRRWVVEVHGCIFEKVPDNLPRWIMLRLLARLMDATPEDLQTEIFQQRILGFTVYKHRGKQIVVEIGQRRYRLRERSGKNGQFRGKIEIDREEVESYLEASAVGDFLPFQLVIDAEDERSFPARIQLLEHAGMSIISDIDDTVKHTDVATRKAMLANTFLREFTTVPGVTELFKAWEGQGAAFHYVTSSPWQLFSPLAELFLSEGLPGGTFHMKSIRFRDPSVLRLFIARRWGKRKAIKHILQTFPSRKFVLVGDSGEKDPETYGVIARKFPQQVERIYIRDLSGKNSHPARYARAFHSLPDKSWQVFREPCEIVDRLLSTPELPQISSRFG; this is encoded by the coding sequence ATGCAGCCAGACGACATGGCCGTAACAGACTTAACCACCAGTCAGTCGGTGGTGGTCTATCCTACCTACGGTTACCCGTCTGCCGACGGCAGACGCTGGGTTGTGGAAGTTCATGGCTGTATCTTTGAAAAGGTCCCCGACAATCTGCCGCGGTGGATCATGTTGCGTCTATTGGCGCGGTTGATGGATGCGACCCCAGAAGATCTGCAAACCGAGATCTTTCAGCAGCGGATTTTGGGTTTTACCGTCTACAAGCATCGCGGCAAGCAGATTGTCGTCGAGATCGGCCAGCGGCGCTATCGATTGCGAGAGCGTTCCGGCAAAAATGGGCAGTTTCGCGGCAAAATTGAGATCGATCGCGAAGAAGTCGAGTCGTATCTCGAAGCAAGCGCTGTCGGTGACTTTCTGCCGTTTCAATTGGTGATTGACGCCGAAGATGAGCGATCGTTTCCGGCTCGGATCCAACTGCTGGAACATGCCGGAATGTCGATTATTTCTGATATCGACGACACCGTAAAACATACCGACGTTGCGACCCGCAAAGCGATGCTGGCCAATACGTTCTTGCGAGAGTTTACGACGGTGCCGGGGGTTACTGAACTGTTCAAAGCCTGGGAAGGGCAGGGCGCTGCGTTTCATTACGTGACCTCTTCGCCGTGGCAGCTTTTTTCGCCGCTGGCCGAGCTGTTTCTGTCCGAAGGTTTGCCGGGCGGGACATTTCATATGAAATCGATTCGCTTTCGCGATCCCAGCGTTTTGCGGCTATTTATCGCCCGGCGGTGGGGGAAGCGGAAAGCGATCAAGCACATTTTGCAGACTTTTCCGAGCCGCAAGTTTGTCCTGGTCGGCGATTCAGGCGAAAAAGATCCGGAAACCTACGGCGTAATCGCCCGCAAATTCCCGCAGCAGGTCGAGCGGATCTATATCCGCGATTTAAGCGGCAAAAACTCGCATCCGGCGCGATATGCCCGAGCATTTCACAGCCTGCCGGACAAATCATGGCAAGTCTTCCGAGAGCCGTGCGAGATCGTCGATCGGCTCCTTTCTACTCCCGAGTTGCCGCAGATCTCCAGCCGCTTTGGGTGA
- a CDS encoding cytochrome-c peroxidase produces the protein MSSPRVLPMILRTLILFFLLLTLQRSAAADDFLADVPLGLDWVRVPPDNPITPDKVELGRRLFFDPQLSRDRSISCSSCHDPEHGWSIATPLALGVAGRLGERNPPSIINTGLQHSLFWDGRAKTLEDQALEPIQNRVEMDMDLMDLEKRLAADSTYAAQFQAAFAGPVTAQRIAQAIAAFERTLLAAETPYDLFRNGRATAMDDQMSRGSSVFFSRANCGDCHIAKVLTDHQLHDTGIGAEPQRIRTPMLRDLERTAPYMHDGSIATLKDVVEYYDRGGNQRAGLDVRMRPLKLTREEKADLLYFLRAGLRSRTYPNGESAPGIDLPPNSP, from the coding sequence ATGTCCTCTCCTCGCGTCCTGCCTATGATCCTCCGCACGCTCATCTTGTTCTTTCTCTTGCTCACGCTGCAGCGCAGCGCGGCCGCCGATGATTTTCTCGCGGATGTGCCGCTGGGTCTCGATTGGGTGCGTGTGCCGCCTGACAATCCGATCACGCCGGACAAGGTAGAGTTGGGGCGGCGATTGTTTTTCGACCCGCAGCTCTCGCGGGATCGCTCGATCAGCTGCTCTTCATGTCACGATCCGGAGCATGGCTGGTCGATCGCAACTCCGCTCGCCCTGGGAGTTGCAGGTCGGCTGGGAGAACGCAATCCGCCGTCGATTATCAACACCGGCTTGCAGCACTCGTTGTTTTGGGATGGTCGGGCGAAAACGCTGGAAGATCAAGCGCTCGAGCCGATTCAAAATCGGGTCGAGATGGACATGGACCTCATGGACTTGGAGAAGCGCCTCGCGGCCGATTCAACCTATGCGGCGCAGTTTCAGGCTGCTTTTGCAGGACCCGTGACGGCGCAGCGCATCGCCCAGGCGATCGCCGCTTTTGAGCGAACATTGTTGGCGGCCGAGACCCCGTATGATTTGTTCCGCAACGGGCGAGCGACCGCGATGGATGACCAAATGTCGCGCGGATCGAGCGTTTTTTTCTCCCGCGCGAATTGCGGCGACTGTCATATCGCCAAAGTGCTGACCGATCATCAGTTGCACGATACCGGCATAGGAGCGGAGCCCCAAAGGATCCGCACTCCCATGCTGAGAGATCTAGAGCGAACGGCTCCTTATATGCACGATGGAAGTATAGCGACCCTAAAGGATGTCGTGGAATATTACGATCGCGGCGGAAATCAGCGCGCCGGACTCGATGTTCGCATGCGACCTCTGAAGTTGACCCGCGAGGAGAAAGCGGACCTGCTCTATTTCCTGCGAGCAGGGCTTCGCAGTCGAACCTATCCCAACGGGGAGTCGGCGCCTGGGATAGATTTGCCGCCAAACTCGCCGTAA
- a CDS encoding DUF1573 domain-containing protein translates to MSRSAILSLAFCLMLASVASAQDWARKMFNVTSHDFGTVARGADAIYEFDLQNIYEEDVHVTAVRSSCGCTTPSIKSNDLKTWEKGAIVCKFNTDSFLGEKSATVTVTIDKPYYAEVQLNVRGHIRGDVVFQPGAVKLGSVDQGEPASAKVNVAYAGGSNWQILDVRSDNPHLSVEMSEPKRAAGRIAYDLTVKLKDDAPVGYIQDHLTLVTNDGRNPNITLPVEGKIAPAVTVSPAALALGELSQGESVEKKLIVRAKKPFKITSIKCDNKLFQFAQPSDEAKLLHFIPITYTAGGKSGNQMQKIVIETDIAGGASGETVATVNVKDAEVTVNE, encoded by the coding sequence GTGTCTCGATCAGCAATCTTGTCGTTGGCATTTTGTTTGATGCTTGCTAGCGTCGCTTCGGCTCAAGACTGGGCTCGGAAAATGTTTAACGTCACGTCGCATGACTTCGGTACCGTCGCCCGCGGCGCCGACGCGATTTATGAGTTCGATCTGCAGAACATCTACGAAGAAGACGTGCACGTCACCGCCGTACGTTCCAGCTGTGGTTGCACTACCCCGTCGATCAAAAGCAATGACTTGAAGACGTGGGAAAAAGGGGCGATCGTCTGCAAGTTCAATACCGACAGCTTCCTCGGCGAAAAAAGCGCCACCGTTACGGTGACGATTGACAAGCCGTATTACGCCGAAGTCCAGCTCAACGTCCGTGGTCATATTCGCGGCGATGTCGTCTTCCAGCCAGGCGCCGTGAAGCTTGGATCGGTCGATCAAGGCGAGCCCGCTTCGGCCAAAGTGAACGTCGCTTATGCAGGCGGCAGCAACTGGCAAATCCTTGACGTGCGGAGCGATAACCCGCATTTGTCGGTCGAAATGTCAGAACCGAAACGTGCTGCAGGCCGGATCGCTTACGATCTGACGGTGAAGCTCAAAGACGACGCACCGGTCGGCTACATTCAAGACCATCTGACTTTGGTCACCAACGACGGGCGAAACCCGAATATCACGTTGCCGGTCGAAGGCAAAATTGCTCCAGCCGTGACCGTCAGCCCGGCCGCTTTGGCGCTAGGTGAACTCTCGCAGGGAGAATCGGTCGAGAAGAAGTTGATTGTGCGGGCCAAGAAGCCGTTCAAAATCACGTCGATCAAGTGCGACAACAAGTTGTTTCAATTCGCTCAGCCCTCGGACGAAGCGAAGTTGCTCCACTTTATCCCGATCACCTACACCGCCGGCGGCAAGTCGGGCAATCAGATGCAAAAGATTGTGATCGAAACGGACATCGCGGGTGGAGCCTCCGGCGAAACGGTAGCGACGGTCAACGTGAAAGACGCAGAGGTTACCGTCAACGAGTAA
- the aceE gene encoding pyruvate dehydrogenase (acetyl-transferring), homodimeric type translates to MAEAKLMPAEENILRHNPAAHSQDIDPNETKEWLDSLDYIIESKGGERVRYLLSALENRAHSRGVDLPFAANTPYINTIHVNQQPAYPGNREFERRIKSVIRWNAMAMVTRANRDFSGLGGHISSYASAATLYEVAFNHFFRGRSSGYEGDQVYFQGHASPGIYARAFVEGRLSEKNLENFRRELQDEKGLSSYPHPWLMPDFWEFPTVSMGLGPICSIYQARFNRYMQDRGIKKTDGTRVWAFLGDGECDEPETLGAISLAAREGLNNLTWVINCNLQRLDGPVRGNGKIIQELEAVFRGAGWNVVKVIWGSDWDPLLEADQSGLLLKRMEEVVDGQYQKYVVMPGSYIREHFFGKYPELLELVKNYSDERLEKMVRGGHDPEKVYSAYKAAVECTSKPTVILAKTVKGYGLGEAGEGRNVTHNQKKLNEKELAEFRTRFSIPISDEEVVKAPFYRPPEGSAEMKYLVKRREALGGFMPTRPTTCPTMEVPSLDDYQEFLGDSGGKELSTTMGFVRLLSKLVKDKNIGKNIVPIVPDESRTFGMEGMFRQIGIYAHGGQLYEPVDSDQLMFYKEAKDGQILEEGITEAGSMSSFIAAGNSYCQHGINMVPFFIYYSMFGFQRVGDLIWAAADTRAKGFMLGGTAGRTTLNGEGLQHQDGHSHLNAIAFPTVRSFDPAFAYETTVLIFDGMKKMYVDGETAIYYITIGNENYAMPAMPEGAEEGIVRGIYKFNSLDASKGKTRVQLFGSGPILRCVLDAQQILADKYNISSDVWSVTSYTELRRDAHACQRWNMLHPLETPRKSYLEEVMEGVQGPFIASSDNVRALPEQIRDYLPGSMLVLGTDGMGRSETREALRRHFEIDSASVVIATLYQLFREGKVDAKKVAKAIKDLDYNPEKVDPYFA, encoded by the coding sequence ATGGCAGAAGCCAAGTTGATGCCCGCCGAAGAAAACATTTTGCGACATAACCCGGCGGCTCACTCGCAAGATATCGATCCGAACGAGACCAAAGAATGGCTCGACTCGCTCGACTACATCATTGAGAGCAAAGGGGGCGAACGGGTTCGCTATCTTCTCTCAGCGCTTGAGAACCGCGCTCACTCGCGTGGCGTCGATTTGCCCTTTGCGGCGAATACGCCGTACATCAATACGATTCATGTGAATCAGCAGCCTGCTTACCCAGGCAACCGCGAATTTGAACGCCGCATCAAGAGCGTCATTCGTTGGAACGCCATGGCGATGGTGACTCGCGCCAATCGTGACTTTAGCGGTCTCGGCGGTCACATCTCCAGCTACGCATCGGCCGCGACGTTGTACGAGGTCGCGTTCAATCACTTCTTCCGCGGTCGCAGCAGCGGCTACGAAGGGGATCAAGTTTACTTCCAGGGTCACGCTTCGCCGGGCATCTATGCCCGCGCCTTTGTCGAAGGTCGCTTGAGCGAAAAGAACCTGGAGAACTTCCGTCGCGAACTGCAGGACGAAAAAGGCCTTTCGTCCTATCCGCACCCGTGGTTGATGCCCGACTTCTGGGAATTCCCGACGGTGTCGATGGGCTTGGGACCGATCTGCTCGATTTACCAGGCTCGCTTCAACCGCTACATGCAAGATCGCGGCATCAAGAAGACCGACGGCACGCGCGTTTGGGCCTTCCTGGGTGACGGCGAATGCGATGAGCCCGAGACGTTGGGTGCGATCAGCCTGGCGGCTCGCGAAGGCTTGAACAATCTGACCTGGGTCATCAACTGCAATTTGCAGCGGTTGGATGGTCCGGTCCGAGGTAACGGCAAGATCATTCAAGAGCTGGAAGCGGTCTTCCGCGGCGCCGGCTGGAACGTGGTCAAAGTTATCTGGGGAAGCGACTGGGATCCGTTGCTCGAAGCCGATCAATCGGGTTTGCTGCTCAAGCGGATGGAAGAAGTGGTCGACGGCCAGTACCAAAAATACGTCGTCATGCCGGGCTCCTACATTCGCGAGCACTTCTTCGGCAAGTATCCAGAACTGCTCGAGCTGGTGAAAAACTACTCCGACGAACGTCTGGAGAAAATGGTTCGCGGCGGTCATGATCCCGAAAAGGTCTACTCCGCTTACAAAGCGGCGGTCGAATGCACTTCGAAACCGACCGTCATTTTGGCCAAAACGGTCAAGGGTTACGGCCTGGGCGAAGCGGGCGAAGGCCGCAACGTCACCCACAACCAGAAGAAGCTGAACGAGAAAGAACTCGCCGAGTTCCGTACCCGTTTCAGCATTCCGATCTCGGACGAAGAGGTGGTGAAAGCCCCGTTCTATCGTCCGCCGGAGGGAAGCGCCGAAATGAAATACCTGGTCAAGCGCCGCGAAGCGCTGGGCGGGTTCATGCCGACGCGTCCGACGACTTGCCCTACGATGGAAGTTCCGTCGCTGGACGACTACCAAGAGTTTCTCGGCGATAGCGGCGGCAAAGAGCTGTCGACGACGATGGGCTTTGTCCGTCTGCTCAGCAAGTTGGTCAAAGACAAAAACATTGGCAAGAACATCGTGCCGATCGTCCCAGATGAATCGCGCACCTTCGGTATGGAAGGGATGTTCCGCCAGATCGGTATTTACGCCCACGGCGGCCAATTGTACGAACCGGTCGACTCCGATCAGTTGATGTTCTACAAGGAAGCCAAAGATGGCCAGATTCTGGAAGAAGGAATCACCGAAGCAGGCTCGATGTCATCGTTCATCGCGGCGGGCAATTCGTATTGTCAGCACGGTATCAACATGGTGCCGTTCTTCATCTACTACTCGATGTTCGGCTTCCAACGTGTCGGCGACCTGATTTGGGCCGCCGCCGATACTCGCGCCAAGGGCTTCATGCTCGGCGGCACCGCGGGACGAACCACGTTGAACGGCGAAGGTTTGCAGCATCAAGATGGCCACAGCCACTTGAATGCGATCGCGTTTCCGACGGTCCGCTCATTTGACCCGGCGTTCGCCTACGAAACGACCGTGTTGATCTTTGACGGCATGAAAAAGATGTATGTCGACGGCGAAACCGCGATCTACTACATCACCATCGGCAACGAAAACTACGCGATGCCGGCGATGCCGGAAGGCGCCGAAGAAGGCATTGTTCGCGGCATCTACAAGTTCAACTCGCTTGATGCGAGCAAAGGCAAGACCCGCGTGCAGTTGTTCGGCAGCGGACCAATCCTGCGTTGCGTCCTCGACGCTCAGCAGATCCTGGCCGACAAATACAACATCTCCAGCGACGTCTGGAGCGTCACCAGCTATACCGAACTGCGTCGCGACGCCCACGCTTGCCAACGCTGGAACATGCTTCACCCGTTGGAAACGCCGCGTAAGTCGTACCTGGAAGAAGTGATGGAAGGGGTCCAAGGCCCGTTCATCGCGTCCAGCGACAACGTGCGAGCTTTGCCCGAACAGATTCGTGATTACCTGCCGGGCTCGATGTTGGTGCTTGGCACCGACGGCATGGGGCGCAGCGAAACGCGTGAAGCGCTTCGCCGTCACTTCGAGATCGACTCGGCCTCGGTGGTGATCGCCACTTTGTACCAATTGTTTCGCGAAGGGAAAGTCGACGCCAAGAAGGTCGCCAAAGCGATCAAAGACCTCGACTACAATCCCGAAAAGGTCGATCCCTACTTTGCGTAG
- the rpsD gene encoding 30S ribosomal protein S4, which produces MGHYTGPKARINRRLGGVIYENRGAIKGYDRRATPPGMHTRPRRPSNYGAALMEKQKIKHYYGLGERQLRRYFEMAKHMKGNTGEQLLVLCERRLDNVVRRSGMALTRPQARQGIVHGHFLVNGAKVDKPSFQMRPGDVVSVRNREKLQILYRSILGENGSQVAEFVSSDQETLSASFDSIPTAGDVSLPVDVNMVVEFMSR; this is translated from the coding sequence ATGGGCCATTATACAGGTCCTAAGGCCAGGATTAATCGTCGCTTGGGCGGCGTGATCTACGAGAACCGTGGCGCGATCAAAGGTTATGATCGACGTGCGACTCCGCCTGGCATGCATACCCGTCCCCGTCGCCCGTCCAACTACGGCGCTGCGTTGATGGAAAAGCAGAAGATCAAACATTATTACGGCCTGGGCGAACGCCAGTTGCGTCGTTACTTCGAAATGGCGAAGCATATGAAGGGGAACACCGGCGAACAGCTGTTGGTCCTGTGCGAACGTCGTCTTGATAACGTCGTCCGTCGCTCCGGCATGGCTTTGACCCGCCCGCAAGCTCGCCAAGGGATCGTGCATGGTCACTTCCTGGTGAACGGCGCGAAGGTCGACAAGCCGTCGTTCCAGATGCGTCCCGGCGACGTCGTGAGCGTCCGTAATCGCGAGAAGCTGCAGATTCTCTATCGCAGCATTCTGGGCGAAAACGGCAGCCAAGTCGCTGAGTTCGTATCCTCGGATCAGGAAACGTTGTCGGCTTCGTTCGACTCGATTCCGACGGCCGGAGACGTCAGCCTGCCGGTAGACGTCAACATGGTGGTCGAATTTATGTCGCGCTAA
- a CDS encoding 2-oxo acid dehydrogenase subunit E2: MATEVKLPELGDGIDSGDILSVYVSEGDVVTKDQNILELETDKATVEIPTNVAGKVTKVHVKTGDAVPIGGALISVEASTGAAKEESKPAPAPKKEEAPQAEAKKAEPAPKAAAPKAEPPKPAPAPSQPAPPPEPAVTYEAPVARATTSSADLVYQQEDDVPAGPAIRRFAREVGVDLRRVRGTGNNGRVTRDDVLATVRELSQGGPATLTAVAPPKADKPMAPPSVTPPGEQGEDAYGPVRIEKMAKIRKTIANQMVMSWTTAPRVTNFDDADVTALEALRQQSKDDYASAGVKLTSMAFLVKAVALALRNNPSINALIDMENNQVVYKEYVNVGIAVDSERGLVVPNIRNADRLAIPELARDVQKLAADVRGGTFSMDQIRGGTFTISNLGAIGGTYSTPIINVPEVAILLVGRSRKLPVVVNDQIVPRMMMPLSLSYDHRLVDGATAARFLNEIKTYLEAPSRLLLAP, translated from the coding sequence ATGGCGACAGAAGTTAAATTGCCCGAACTGGGCGATGGCATTGATTCAGGCGACATTCTTTCGGTCTACGTCTCCGAAGGAGACGTCGTCACGAAGGATCAAAATATCCTGGAGCTGGAAACGGACAAAGCGACGGTCGAAATTCCGACCAACGTCGCCGGTAAAGTGACCAAAGTTCATGTGAAGACAGGCGATGCAGTGCCGATCGGCGGTGCGTTGATCTCGGTCGAAGCTTCCACAGGCGCCGCCAAGGAAGAATCGAAGCCGGCGCCAGCACCGAAGAAGGAAGAAGCCCCCCAGGCCGAAGCCAAGAAAGCGGAGCCTGCCCCCAAAGCGGCGGCGCCCAAAGCCGAACCGCCGAAACCGGCGCCGGCCCCTTCCCAACCAGCTCCGCCCCCAGAACCGGCTGTCACCTACGAAGCGCCGGTTGCTCGCGCGACAACTTCGTCGGCCGATCTGGTTTATCAACAAGAAGATGACGTTCCGGCGGGTCCGGCGATTCGCCGCTTCGCTCGCGAAGTGGGCGTCGATCTGCGTCGCGTTCGCGGCACCGGCAACAACGGGCGCGTAACGCGTGATGATGTTCTCGCGACCGTTCGCGAACTGAGCCAAGGGGGCCCAGCAACGTTGACCGCCGTCGCTCCGCCCAAGGCCGACAAGCCGATGGCGCCGCCGTCGGTCACTCCGCCCGGTGAACAAGGCGAAGACGCCTACGGCCCGGTTCGCATCGAAAAGATGGCGAAGATCCGCAAGACGATCGCCAATCAAATGGTGATGTCGTGGACCACCGCTCCGCGGGTCACCAACTTTGACGACGCCGACGTCACCGCGCTCGAAGCGCTTCGTCAGCAGAGCAAAGATGACTACGCGTCGGCCGGCGTCAAACTGACGTCGATGGCGTTCCTGGTTAAAGCGGTCGCGCTGGCGCTGCGGAACAATCCGTCGATCAACGCATTGATCGACATGGAAAACAACCAGGTTGTTTACAAAGAATACGTCAACGTCGGCATCGCCGTTGATTCGGAACGCGGTTTGGTCGTGCCGAACATTCGCAACGCTGATCGATTGGCCATTCCGGAACTCGCTCGCGATGTCCAAAAGCTCGCCGCCGATGTTCGCGGCGGGACCTTCAGCATGGACCAAATCCGCGGCGGCACGTTCACCATCAGCAACCTGGGCGCGATCGGCGGAACTTATTCGACCCCGATCATCAACGTCCCCGAAGTCGCGATCCTGTTGGTCGGCCGCTCACGCAAGCTGCCGGTCGTGGTCAACGACCAGATCGTGCCGCGAATGATGATGCCGCTGAGCCTGTCGTACGACCATCGCCTAGTCGACGGAGCAACGGCCGCTCGCTTCCTGAACGAGATCAAGACTTATCTGGAAGCGCCGAGCCGGCTGTTGCTGGCTCCGTAG